The window CGATTACGCCCACAGGCTCGGCATAGCCCGATGCTTCTACGCGGTAGTAAGCTCGACTGAGATCGGATACCGAAAGCCGATGCCGGAGGTCTTTCATGCCGCGCTCGAGAAGCTGGGTGTCAGCGCGGAAGAGGCGATCATGATCGGCGACTCCTATGAGGCCGATGTGCTGTGCGCGAGGGCGGCCGGAATCGAAGCCTTGCACCTTATACGGGACCCGGAGACTGTGTCCCTGATGAACGACCCGGAGACGATCGCGGACCTGTGGGGGGTTGTGCGCCACCTGGAGAGCGTTGCGGTCTGTTAAGAGGGGGCCATCGACTGGGATCAGACCACCGATGGCAAAGATTGACATTACTCCTACCCGGCGTTAATCTCATGCTGAGGGAGGACACGCCGATGAATGTTTCTTTGACACCCCAGTTGGAAGAGCTTGTCAGGAGAAAGGTGGAGTCCGGGCAGTACAACTCCGCCAGCGAGGTAGTGAGGGAGGGGCTGCGGCTCATTGAGGAGCGGGACAGGGTGTTGACTGCGAAGCTCGATGCGCTGCGAAGCGACATCCAGGTGGCTGTGGACCAGGTGAAGCGTGGCGAAGGTTACCGGCTCAACACCGATGATGAACTGGACGCATTTTCCGAGCAGACGTGGAACGAATTCCTGAGCCAGCGCAAAGCGCAGAAGAAGGCGTCATAAGCCTATGCGCAAGCTCCGAGTTTCACCTGAAGCCCGGAACGATGAATTGGAGATACTGGAGTATATTGCAAGGGACAACCTGCAAGCGGCTCGCAGGATAAACAACTTGATTCGCGAGAAATACAGGTCCTTGAGGGACCAGCCTTATCTCGGCCGCCCGCGACCTGACTTGATGGCAGATGCCAGGAGTCTGCCCGCTGGGAACTATGCCATCATATACACAGTCTCCCGCGACGAAGTTGTCATTCTTAGAGTTTTGGACCAGCGCCGAGACATTCTGCCCCTGTTTGATACTGACCTGTAGACCGCTAATTGACGCCCGCCTGACCCGCTGATAGACTGGCCCCATTTCGACACGGCGGCCTTCACTTCATGCCTCTCCTCTCGCACCTCACTGTGATCGACCTCACGGCGAACACGCCGGGACCGTTCTGTTCGTCGATTCTTGGAGACCTTGGCGCCCGAGTCATAAAGGTTGAGCCGCCCGGCGGCGACCCGCTCCGTGTGTCCGCGCCGGACATGTTCGCCCAGCTCAACCGCGGCAAGATGAGCGTGGCGCTCAACCTCAAGTCGGACGCTGGCCGGCAGCGGCTCAGGACGCTGGTAGAGAAGGCGGACATCGTGCTGGAGGGCTCGCGGCCCGGAGTCGCGAAGCGCCTGGGCGCAGACTTCGAGACACTCTCCGCGATAAATCCCGGCATTGTCTACTGTTCTATCTCAGGATTCGGCCAGGACGGGCCATGGCGCGACCGGCCAGGGCACGACCTGAACTACGTCGCGCTCAGCGGGTACCTGGCCGTCCAGTCGGCCATCGAGGGCCGTCCGTACGCCCCCGCGGTGCTGATCTCCGACATGGCCTCCGGCCTCTACGCCGCGGTGGCCGTCCTTGCGGCAGTCGCGGGCAGGACCGCCTCCGGGAAGGGCGCGTACCTGGACCTGTCCATGGCGGAGTCGGCGCTGGCGATGATCACGCCGGACATCGGCGGCAAGCATCAGGAGGGCCGTTTTCAGCCCAACGTGACCGCCATTCCCACGTACGGCCTATTCCTGTGCCGCGACGGCAAGTGGATAAGCCTGGGGATTGTAAACGAGGACCACTTCTGGGAGCGCTTCTGCAAGGCCTCCGGGTTTCAAGACCTCGCAGAAATGGCGTCTCTGACCTTCCACGACCGCATGATGCAGACAGACCGCGTGCGCGCGATGCTGGGTCGCGCCTTCTGGCTGAAGGGCGGGGCGGAATGGGAGGCGATTCTCCAGAAGGCGGATGTGCCTGCTGCCCTGGTCACCAGTCTCAATGACGTATTCTCGTCTGCGCAGTTCCTCGCCCGCGGCGTATTCACCGAGCTCGCCGGCGTGCGTTACCTCTCCCAGCCGTTCAAGGTGAACGACATGACGCCCGCGCCTGCCGCGCCACCGCCCGCGATCAA of the SAR202 cluster bacterium genome contains:
- a CDS encoding CoA transferase, with the protein product MPLLSHLTVIDLTANTPGPFCSSILGDLGARVIKVEPPGGDPLRVSAPDMFAQLNRGKMSVALNLKSDAGRQRLRTLVEKADIVLEGSRPGVAKRLGADFETLSAINPGIVYCSISGFGQDGPWRDRPGHDLNYVALSGYLAVQSAIEGRPYAPAVLISDMASGLYAAVAVLAAVAGRTASGKGAYLDLSMAESALAMITPDIGGKHQEGRFQPNVTAIPTYGLFLCRDGKWISLGIVNEDHFWERFCKASGFQDLAEMASLTFHDRMMQTDRVRAMLGRAFWLKGGAEWEAILQKADVPAALVTSLNDVFSSAQFLARGVFTELAGVRYLSQPFKVNDMTPAPAAPPPAINDHEAEVFVP
- a CDS encoding type II toxin-antitoxin system RelE/ParE family toxin encodes the protein MRKLRVSPEARNDELEILEYIARDNLQAARRINNLIREKYRSLRDQPYLGRPRPDLMADARSLPAGNYAIIYTVSRDEVVILRVLDQRRDILPLFDTDL
- a CDS encoding type II toxin-antitoxin system ParD family antitoxin; this translates as MNVSLTPQLEELVRRKVESGQYNSASEVVREGLRLIEERDRVLTAKLDALRSDIQVAVDQVKRGEGYRLNTDDELDAFSEQTWNEFLSQRKAQKKAS